A region from the Salminus brasiliensis chromosome 22, fSalBra1.hap2, whole genome shotgun sequence genome encodes:
- the dhx32a gene encoding DEAD/H (Asp-Glu-Ala-Asp/His) box polypeptide 32a isoform X1, giving the protein MARSSGEDREASAQLVEETEEVFGFGDDLELNQFDGLPYSSRYYKLLKERKSLPIWGTRGDFMKALESHQLTVLSATTKTGKSTQVPQWCAEFCLSAQYQHGVVVCSQIQRQQAVDLALRVADEMDVNIGHEVGYNIPLENCCSSDTALRYCTDDVLLREMMSDPLLEHYGVVVIDQAHERTVSTDLLLGLLREVLLQRPELRVVVLSVPPASDTFLTHYGGVPHLRVEAPSSSEVVYSSGGRAENFYAALRLVLEVHRAREPGDLAVFLASEQEVSCACSLLAKEAARLSSTLGELVPVALCPGHAGICPPIAEGQNRSRRVFLSCSQSEDMFWSVDTVNFVIDTGVEKRYVYNPRVRANSEAIRPISRCRAEIRKQLSGSTGKCFCLYPEEAELPAEIPARILEANITSTVLFLKRMEVAGLGHCDFISRPDPEGLMQALEELDYLAALDDDGNLSEIGIIMSEFPLDPQMAKALLASCEFDCVSEVLTIAAMLAAPSCFVEPPFGMEAEAMQCHMKLYHPEGDHFTLINIYNAFKHSQREPYFTQEKWCQDYFLCCAALQTADAIRVELADILKRLELPLSEPAFGTKTNTLNIKRALLAGYFMQVARDVDGSGNYFMLSNKHMAQVHPLSAYGAKAHKLGLPEWVLFHEYTLSDNNCIRTVTQILPELFLQIAPQYFFYNLPSSEGKELLQHILDSEGSGSSTRRQKNQLVVTEAPKESEESQSYDRCVIQ; this is encoded by the exons ATGGCGCGGAGCAGCGGTGAGGACAGAGAGGCCAGCGCTCAGCTTGTGGAGGAGACTGAGGAGGTTTTTGGCTTTGGGGATGATCTGGAGCTGAACCAGTTCGATGGGCTGCCCTATTCCTCCCGATACTACAAACTTCTGAAGGAGAGGAAGAGCCTCCCAATCTGGGGAACCAGAGGAGACTTCATGAAGGCTTTGGAGAGCCATCAGCTCACCGTCCTCTCAGCTACCACGAAGACTGGCAAAAGCACACAG gtTCCCCAGTGGTGTGCAGAGTTCTGTCTCTCAGCGCAGTATCAGCATGGTGTGGTGGTCTGCAGTCAGATCCAGAGGCAGCAGGCTGTAGACCTGGCCTTGCGTGTGGCCGATGAGATGGATGTCAACATTGGCCATGAGGTGGGCTACAACATCCCACTGGAGAACTGCTGTTCCAGCGATACCGCTCTCAG GTATTGCACCGATGACGTCCTCCTCCGGGAAATGATGTCGGACCCATTACTGGAGCACTACGGGGTGGTGGTGATTGACCAGGCCCACGAACGCACCGTGAGCACAGACCTCCTGCTGGGTCTgcttagggaggttctcctccAGCGCCCGGAGCTCCGCGTCGTGGTGCTCTCCGTCCCTCCGGCCTCAGATACATTCCTGACACACTACGGGGGGGTTCCCCACCTGCGTGTGGAGGCCCCAAGCTCCTCTGAGGTGGTCTACAGCAGTGGTGGCAGAGCAGAGAACTTCTATGCTGCTCTGAGGCTTGTGCTGGAGGTCCACAGGGCCAGAGAGCCGGGAGACCTGGCTGTCTTTCTCGCCTCGGAACAG gaGGTCAGCTGTGCCTGCAGTCTTCTGGCTAAGGAGGCTGCCAGACTAAGCAGTACTCTAGGAGAGCTGGTGCCTGTGGCTCTGTGCCCGGGTCATGCCGGCATATGCCCACCAATCGCCGAAGGCCAGAATAGAAGCAGAAGGGTGTTTCTATCCTGCAGCCAATCGGAAGACATGTTTTGGTCAGTGGACACTGTCAATTTTGTGATTGACACTGGAGTGGAGAAGAGATAT GTGTATAACCCACGTGTGAGAGCCAATTCTGAGGCGATTAGACCCATCAGTAGATGTAGGGCGGAGATCCGAAAACAGCTGTCTGGCTCAACAG GGAAGTGCTTCTGCCTGTACCCCGAGGAGGCTGAGCTCCCTGCCGAGATTCCTGCAAGGAtcctggaagcaaacatcacctCCACTGTGCTGTTCTTGAAGAGGATGGAGGTGGCCGGGCTTGGACACTGTGACTTCATCAGCAGGCCAG ATCCTGAAGGCTTGATGCAAGCTTTGGAGGAGTTGGATTATCTCGCAGCATTGGATGATGATGGAAACCTGTCCGAGATTGGGATCATCATGTCCGAGTTCCCCTTGGACCCACAGATGGCCAAGGCTCTTCTGGCCTCCTGCGAGTTTGATTGTGTCAGTGAGGTGTTAACCATTGCTGCAATGCTGGCAG CTCCGAGCTGCTTCGTGGAGCCCCCGTTTGGCATGGAAGCAGAGGCCATGCAGTGCCACATGAAGCTGTATCACCCAGAGGGAGACCACTTCACTCTGATCAACATCTACAACGCTTTCAAGCACAGCCAGAGAGAGCCGT ATTTCACGCAGGAAAAGTGGTGTCAGGACTACTTCCTCTGCTGTGCGGCTCTTCAGACCGCCGATGCCATACGGGTTGAGTTGGCGGACATCCTGAAGAGGCTCGAGCTCCCTCTCTCTGAGCCCGCCTTCGGCACCAAGACCAACACCCTGAATATCAAGAGAGCGCTGCTGGCTGGCTACTTCATGCAG GTTGCTCGAGATGTGGATGGCTCGGGGAACTACTTCATGCTGAGCAATAAGCACATGGCCCAGGTTCACCCCCTGTCTGCTTATGGAGCGAAGGCACACAAACTTGGTCTGCCTGAGTGGGTGCTGTTCCACGAGTACACACTCTCTGATAACAACTGCATTCGCACAGTCACACAAATCCTGCCTGAGCT GTTCCTTCAAATAGCACCACAGTACTTTTTCTACAACCTGCCCTCTAGTGAGGGGAAGGAGCTACTGCAGCACATTCTGGACAGCGAAGGGTCTGGGAGTTCGACGAGGAGGCAGAAGAACCAGCTTGTCGTCACCGAAGCACCTAAAGAATCGGAGGAGTCCCAGTCGTACGACAGATGTGTGATACAGTGA
- the dhx32a gene encoding DEAD/H (Asp-Glu-Ala-Asp/His) box polypeptide 32a isoform X2 has translation MARSSGEDREASAQLVEETEEVFGFGDDLELNQFDGLPYSSRYYKLLKERKSLPIWGTRGDFMKALESHQLTVLSATTKTGKSTQVPQWCAEFCLSAQYQHGVVVCSQIQRQQAVDLALRVADEMDVNIGHEVGYNIPLENCCSSDTALRYCTDDVLLREMMSDPLLEHYGVVVIDQAHERTVSTDLLLGLLREVLLQRPELRVVVLSVPPASDTFLTHYGGVPHLRVEAPSSSEVVYSSGGRAENFYAALRLVLEVHRAREPGDLAVFLASEQEVSCACSLLAKEAARLSSTLGELVPVALCPGHAGICPPIAEGQNRSRRVFLSCSQSEDMFWSVDTVNFVIDTGVEKRYVYNPRVRANSEAIRPISRCRAEIRKQLSGSTGKCFCLYPEEAELPAEIPARILEANITSTVLFLKRMEVAGLGHCDFISRPDPEGLMQALEELDYLAALDDDGNLSEIGIIMSEFPLDPQMAKALLASCEFDCVSEVLTIAAMLAAPSCFVEPPFGMEAEAMQCHMKLYHPEGDHFTLINIYNAFKHSQREPYFTQEKWCQDYFLCCAALQTADAIRVELADILKRLELPLSEPAFGTKTNTLNIKRALLAGYFMQVPSNSTTVLFLQPAL, from the exons ATGGCGCGGAGCAGCGGTGAGGACAGAGAGGCCAGCGCTCAGCTTGTGGAGGAGACTGAGGAGGTTTTTGGCTTTGGGGATGATCTGGAGCTGAACCAGTTCGATGGGCTGCCCTATTCCTCCCGATACTACAAACTTCTGAAGGAGAGGAAGAGCCTCCCAATCTGGGGAACCAGAGGAGACTTCATGAAGGCTTTGGAGAGCCATCAGCTCACCGTCCTCTCAGCTACCACGAAGACTGGCAAAAGCACACAG gtTCCCCAGTGGTGTGCAGAGTTCTGTCTCTCAGCGCAGTATCAGCATGGTGTGGTGGTCTGCAGTCAGATCCAGAGGCAGCAGGCTGTAGACCTGGCCTTGCGTGTGGCCGATGAGATGGATGTCAACATTGGCCATGAGGTGGGCTACAACATCCCACTGGAGAACTGCTGTTCCAGCGATACCGCTCTCAG GTATTGCACCGATGACGTCCTCCTCCGGGAAATGATGTCGGACCCATTACTGGAGCACTACGGGGTGGTGGTGATTGACCAGGCCCACGAACGCACCGTGAGCACAGACCTCCTGCTGGGTCTgcttagggaggttctcctccAGCGCCCGGAGCTCCGCGTCGTGGTGCTCTCCGTCCCTCCGGCCTCAGATACATTCCTGACACACTACGGGGGGGTTCCCCACCTGCGTGTGGAGGCCCCAAGCTCCTCTGAGGTGGTCTACAGCAGTGGTGGCAGAGCAGAGAACTTCTATGCTGCTCTGAGGCTTGTGCTGGAGGTCCACAGGGCCAGAGAGCCGGGAGACCTGGCTGTCTTTCTCGCCTCGGAACAG gaGGTCAGCTGTGCCTGCAGTCTTCTGGCTAAGGAGGCTGCCAGACTAAGCAGTACTCTAGGAGAGCTGGTGCCTGTGGCTCTGTGCCCGGGTCATGCCGGCATATGCCCACCAATCGCCGAAGGCCAGAATAGAAGCAGAAGGGTGTTTCTATCCTGCAGCCAATCGGAAGACATGTTTTGGTCAGTGGACACTGTCAATTTTGTGATTGACACTGGAGTGGAGAAGAGATAT GTGTATAACCCACGTGTGAGAGCCAATTCTGAGGCGATTAGACCCATCAGTAGATGTAGGGCGGAGATCCGAAAACAGCTGTCTGGCTCAACAG GGAAGTGCTTCTGCCTGTACCCCGAGGAGGCTGAGCTCCCTGCCGAGATTCCTGCAAGGAtcctggaagcaaacatcacctCCACTGTGCTGTTCTTGAAGAGGATGGAGGTGGCCGGGCTTGGACACTGTGACTTCATCAGCAGGCCAG ATCCTGAAGGCTTGATGCAAGCTTTGGAGGAGTTGGATTATCTCGCAGCATTGGATGATGATGGAAACCTGTCCGAGATTGGGATCATCATGTCCGAGTTCCCCTTGGACCCACAGATGGCCAAGGCTCTTCTGGCCTCCTGCGAGTTTGATTGTGTCAGTGAGGTGTTAACCATTGCTGCAATGCTGGCAG CTCCGAGCTGCTTCGTGGAGCCCCCGTTTGGCATGGAAGCAGAGGCCATGCAGTGCCACATGAAGCTGTATCACCCAGAGGGAGACCACTTCACTCTGATCAACATCTACAACGCTTTCAAGCACAGCCAGAGAGAGCCGT ATTTCACGCAGGAAAAGTGGTGTCAGGACTACTTCCTCTGCTGTGCGGCTCTTCAGACCGCCGATGCCATACGGGTTGAGTTGGCGGACATCCTGAAGAGGCTCGAGCTCCCTCTCTCTGAGCCCGCCTTCGGCACCAAGACCAACACCCTGAATATCAAGAGAGCGCTGCTGGCTGGCTACTTCATGCAG GTTCCTTCAAATAGCACCACAGTACTTTTTCTACAACCTGCCCTCTAG